The DNA sequence CGCGGAAGGCCGACCGCTGGAAGCCGGGATGCCCTCCACCGCACCGGTGCCCTTCGCCCCCGCCGCCGGACCGGGCGCGGTCCGCTCCAAAGCGGATATCCTCGCCAATCTTGCCAGCGCGCAGGAACAGGTGGTGGATGCGCGCGGCGCCCTGCGCTTCCGCGGCGAGGCGCCCGATTTCCGCCCGGGCGTGGCTGAAGGCCATATTCCCGGATCGCGCAACCTGCCCTTCGGCGGCGTGCTGAACGAAGATGGCACCTTCAAGGATGCTGCGGGCATCCGCGCCGCCTTCGCCCAGGCGGGCGTCGATCTCGACCAGCCGGTCGTCACCACCTGCGGCAGCGGGGTAACGGCGGCGGTGCTGCTGTTCGCGCTGCATCTGATCGGCAAGGACGACACCGCGCTGTATGACGGTAGCTGGAGCGAATGGGGCGCCGATCCGGATACCCCCAAGGCGACCGGAGAGGCCGTTTGAGCGCAGGAGCGAAGCGCGAGGCCGGAGAGCGCGGGCCTGCGACGCGCGCGGTGGAAGCCGGGCGGCGCGAGGAATGGACCTGGCCGGTGGTGAACCCGCCGGTATGGCGTGGCTCCACCCATCTCTATCGTGACAGCGCAGAGCTGGCCAAGGGCCGGCCGAACGAGGATGGCCAGTTCTATTACGGCCGCCGCGGATCACCCACGCAATGGGCGCTGAGCGAGGCGCTGACCGAACTGGAGCCGGGCGCGCATGGCACGCTGCTCTATCCCAGCGGCGTGGCGGCGATCGCCGGCGCGCTGCTGGGCGTGCTACAGGCGGGCGATGTGCTGCTGATGACGGACAACGCCTATGAGCCGAGCCGGGCCATGGCGGACAGGCTGCTGGCGCCGATGGGCATTTCCACGCGCTATTTCGATCCGCTGGATGTCGATGGCTTCGCCGCGCAATTCTGCGACCGCACGCGCGCCGTACTGTTGGAGGCGCCGGGCAGCCTGACCATGGAATTGTGCGACGTGCCCGCGCTGGCCGCGGTCGCGCATGGGCGCGAGGCGCTGGTGCTGATCGACAACACCTGGGCCGGCCCGCTGGGTTTCCCCGCCTTCCGCCGCGGCTGCGACATTTCCATCATGGCGCTCACCAAGCATGTGGGCGGCCATTCCGATCTGATGATGGGCTCGGTCTCCGCCGCCGATCCCGCGCTGTATGACCAACTGCGCGTGAAGGCGCAGCTGCTGGGGCAGGTCGTCTCGCCAGACGATGCCGCGCTGGCGCTGCGGGGGCTGCGCACCATGCCGCTACGCCTCGCCCGCTCGGCCCAAAGCGCGCTGGCGGTGGCGCAATGGCTGCGCGGCCGGGACGAGGTCGCCCATGTGCTGTGCCCCATGCTGCCCGGCGCGCCGGGGCATGATCTGTGGGCGCGCGATTTCAGCGGCGGCTGCGGCCTGTTCAGCTTTGTCCTGCGCGGCCGCAGCCCGGCCGACCGGGCACGGCTGATCGATGCGCTGGAGCTGTTCGGCATCGGCTACAGCTGGGGTGGGTTCGAAAGCCTCGCCATTCCCTTCGAACCGAACCGCGCCCGCAGCGCCACCTCCTGGCCACCGCCGGGCTGG is a window from the Altererythrobacter sp. B11 genome containing:
- the metC gene encoding cystathionine beta-lyase, whose amino-acid sequence is MGRRSGYPQGDRRGRLSAGAKREAGERGPATRAVEAGRREEWTWPVVNPPVWRGSTHLYRDSAELAKGRPNEDGQFYYGRRGSPTQWALSEALTELEPGAHGTLLYPSGVAAIAGALLGVLQAGDVLLMTDNAYEPSRAMADRLLAPMGISTRYFDPLDVDGFAAQFCDRTRAVLLEAPGSLTMELCDVPALAAVAHGREALVLIDNTWAGPLGFPAFRRGCDISIMALTKHVGGHSDLMMGSVSAADPALYDQLRVKAQLLGQVVSPDDAALALRGLRTMPLRLARSAQSALAVAQWLRGRDEVAHVLCPMLPGAPGHDLWARDFSGGCGLFSFVLRGRSPADRARLIDALELFGIGYSWGGFESLAIPFEPNRARSATSWPPPGWDAADRLGIRLAIGLEDPEDLVHDLARGFAAMERE
- the sseA gene encoding 3-mercaptopyruvate sulfurtransferase, which encodes MEELVSTEWLAGQIGAPDLAILDASAHLPDAGRDPAAEFAAAHIPGARYLDLATLKDGNSPVPAALPTAAQLAERMAALGVRHDQRIVIYDDSEVKTSARAWFILRMHGARNVAILDGGLGKWRAEGRPLEAGMPSTAPVPFAPAAGPGAVRSKADILANLASAQEQVVDARGALRFRGEAPDFRPGVAEGHIPGSRNLPFGGVLNEDGTFKDAAGIRAAFAQAGVDLDQPVVTTCGSGVTAAVLLFALHLIGKDDTALYDGSWSEWGADPDTPKATGEAV